In Strix uralensis isolate ZFMK-TIS-50842 chromosome 18, bStrUra1, whole genome shotgun sequence, one DNA window encodes the following:
- the LOC141951628 gene encoding uncharacterized protein LOC141951628: protein MVEGGKEKAKEKVLQGELNLPALRGETGWAAPMSAKLYVLISWPDGSRVINIENIKEPRKPFHLYAVGEQVLARCPGFSGLYWGMVEGISEHKDILEKKLLEGRQLLEKLKEEPAVHSMMPPQPKKSRKTFPKWSLGNASRKYHGDRTYPAKPLLRVAEASLPHDAGSSSIIKERRALGNTAGSPRSLAGPPHPASAFTPPSTFVTMAMPGTSQGEEDRAGPATRDYIALAMKRKSDGILSQCQQHICLNSCEERKLDALQETDDFERVQKNFGPGEMERAEKIEQLERMVLDLQQDVLSLKKKVQRLESLSFQEDPHRQPCEVVELFNGYTKEQLKETIRFDQKISTACKTLLYKLFTSDYIQSHSITGRRGNTFREAKPMMDERCIKIIRVLLKQKFGDHLSDTVITEKIQNVQKALRQKFKTECL, encoded by the exons ATGGTGGAGGGGGGTAAGGagaaggcaaaggagaaagttCTCCAGGGTGAACTGAACCTCCCAG CTCTAAGGGGAGAAACAGG gtGGGCAGCCCCGATGTCAGCCAAGCTCTATGTCCTCATCAGCTGGCCCGACGGCAGCCGGGTGATCAACATTGAGAACATCAAGGAGCCCCGCAAGCCCTTCCACCTCTACGCAGTGGGCGAGCAGGTGCTGGCCCGCTGCCCCGGCTTCAGTGGGCTCTACTGGGGGATGGTGGAAGGTATAAGCG AGCATAAAGATATTTTAGAGAAGAAGCTGCTGGAGGGCAGACAGCTCCTGGAGAAGTTAA AAGAAGAACCAGCCGTCCACAGCATGATGCCACCCCAgccaaaaaaatccagaaaaacctTCCCGAAATGGAGCCTGGGGAATGCATCCAGGAAATACCACGGCGACAGGACTTACCCCGCCAAGCCGCTGCTGAGGGTGGCCGAGGCCAGCCTGCCCCATGATGCTGGCAGCTCCTCCATCATCAAAGAGAGACGTGCCCTGGGCAACACGGCAGGAAGCCCCCGCTCACTGGCGGGGCCCCCCCACCCAGCCAGCGCCTTCACACCCCCATCCACGTTTGTCACCATGGCCATGCCGGGGACTTCCCAGGGTGAAGAGGACAGGGCTGGTCCAGCTACTAGAG ATTACATTGCCCTGGCAATGAAGAGGAAGTCAGATGGCATCTTGTCCCAGTGCCAGCAACACATCTGTCTGAACAG CTGTGAAGAGCGAAAGCTTGATGCTTTGCAGGAGACGGATGACTTTGAGAGAGTTCAGAAAAATTTTGGTCCTGGTGAAATGGAAAG ggcAGAGAAGAtagagcagctggagaggatGGTATTGGACCTCCAACAGGATGTCCTCTCTCTGAAGAAGAAGGTGCAGAGGCTGGAATCCCTGTCCTTCCAGGAGGATCCCCACCGGCAGCCGTGTGAGGTGGTGGAGCTCTTCAACGGCTACACCAAGGAACAGCTCAAAGAGACCATTCGGTTTGACCAGAAAATCAGCACTGCCTGCAAGACACTGCTCTACAAGCTCTTCACATCTGACTATATCCAGAGCCACTCCATCACGGGGAGAAGGGGCAATACTTTCCGAGAGGCGAAGCCCATGATGGATGAACGCTGCATCAAAATCATTAGGGTGCTGTTGAAGCAGAAGTTTGGCGATCACCTCAGTGACACAGTGATCACGGAGAAGATTCAAAATGTGCAGAAAGCCCTGAGGCAGAAGTTTAAGACAGAATGTCTCTGA